The following coding sequences lie in one Sorghum bicolor cultivar BTx623 chromosome 6, Sorghum_bicolor_NCBIv3, whole genome shotgun sequence genomic window:
- the LOC8073421 gene encoding uncharacterized protein LOC8073421, whose amino-acid sequence MECNKDEAQRAKVIAKRKFKARDLQGARKFALKAQTLFPGLEGIDQMIATFDIYLASAAGDKDWYSILSVPMNADDENIKKQYEKLAIQFHPDKNKSVGAEGAFRMVQEAYMVLSDRTKRAVYDHKRNVRISQQRTLQSSKASMVPGASNDFYNFAANATTASKPTVSKQTVGSATHALDAPPPAPSTTTSTPVAQPNTFWTLCNKCKMNYEYLRMYLNQKLRCRSCRELFLAKEVQRPPIGNMVQDSNISGANQNATTNRNLDGGPISRAVGVASATASSVAAVAQAANVVHQTYEKVRRERENVQAAVRREEALRRKYNPLKRHGSMSENANLGAVAATSRKKTRTMAKDAEIGSSSIISGLGANFFRVPGGDGGPNWKPRPLIHLSLAKTFSQMDLRGLLLEKVKTELKNKLTVIKNKTSQVVASEKVSKKVVVKENGGDNEALAPEDPITNKDAHDDPEEIGSNTSTNTGNEDDGRLSFNVPDPDFCDFDKNRTEECFRSDQIWASYDEDGMPRYYAFIQKVLSLKPFKLRISYLTSRTNSEFGTLNWVSSGFIKTCGDFRIDKYESCDIVNMFSHQMKWEKGLRGIIKIYPQKGDIWAIYQNWSPDWDKDTPDNVLHAYNVIEILDAYDEEHGISIIPLIKVTGFQTIFQRHQDPNTTMKIPKEEMFRFSHQVPFYRMSGEEAPNVPKDSYELDPAAIPKELLEGITETVEANGTSTVD is encoded by the coding sequence ATGGAATGCAACAAGGATGAGGCCCAAAGGGCGAAGGTTATTGCAAAGAGGAAGTTCAAAGCAAGGGACTTGCAGGGTGCCAGAAAATTCGCCCTCAAGGCTCAGACACTCTTTCCTGGGCTTGAAGGCATTGACCAAATGATCGCCACCTTTGATATCTATCTTGCTTCAGCTGCTGGGGACAAGGACTGGTACTCTATCCTTTCTGTTCCCATGAATGCAGATGATGAAAACATAAAGAAACAATACGAGAAGTTGGCTATTCAGTTCCACCCTGACAAAAACAAGTCAGTGGGTGCTGAGGGTGCTTTCAGAATGGTCCAAGAGGCATACATGGTGCTATCAGATAGAACCAAGCGAGCTGTATATGACCATAAGAGGAATGTAAGGATATCCCAACAGAGAACATTGCAATCGAGTAAAGCAAGCATGGTCCCTGGTGCATCCAATGACTTCTATAATTTCGCAGCTAATGCTACTACTGCCTCCAAGCCGACAGTAAGCAAGCAAACAGTGGGATCAGCAACACATGCCCTAGATGCACCCCCACCTGCACCTTCAACTACTACTAGTACACCTGTGGCACAACCTAATACATTTTGGACCTTATGCAATAAATGCAAGATGAACTATGAGTACCTCAGGATGTATTTGAATCAAAAGCTTCGCTGCCGTAGTTGCCGTGAGTTATTCCTAGCAAAAGAAGTACAAAGGCCACCAATAGGGAACATGGTGCAAGATTCAAACATCAGTGGTGCTAATCAAAATGCAACCACTAATAGAAATTTGGATGGAGGTCCAATTTCAAGGGCTGTTGGTGTAGCTAGTGCCACTGCATCgtctgttgctgctgttgctcaaGCTGCTAATGTAGTTCATCagacatatgaaaaagttaggAGGGAGAGGGAAAATGTGCAAGCAGCGGTAAGAAGGGAGGAGGCTCTTCGCCGGAAGTACAATCCTCTAAAAAGGCATGGAAGCATGTCAGAGAATGCTAATCTTGGAGCAGTTGCTGCAACATCTAGAAAGAAGACAAGGACTATGGCTAAAGATGCTGAAATTGGTTCTTCATCCATCATATCAGGTCTAGGAGCAAATTTTTTTAGAGTGCCTGGTGGTGATGGTGGACCCAATTGGAAACCCAGACCTCTGATCCATTTAAGTTTAGCCAAGACCTTCTCTCAGATGGATCTTAGGGGTCTTTTGCTGGAAAAAGTGAAAACTGAGCTTAAAAACAAGCTAAcagtaataaaaaataaaacatcacaAGTTGTTGCTAGTGAAAAAGTGAGCAAGAAAGTTGTGGTTAAGGAAAATGGTGGGGATAATGAAGCTCTTGCACCAGAAGATCCTATAACTAATAAAGatgctcatgatgatcctgaagaAATTGGTTCTAATACTAGCACAAACACTGGAAATGAAGATGATGGCCGCTTATCTTTTAATGTTCCTGATCCAGATTTCTGTGATTTTGACAAGAACCGCACCGAGGAATGTTTTCGAAGTGATCAAATTTGGGCTTCATATGATGAAGATGGTATGCCTCGTTATTAtgcatttattcagaaagttcTTTCCTTGAAACCATTCAAGCTCAGAATAAGCTATCTCACATCAAGGACAAATAGCGAATTTGGGACTTTGAATTGGGTTTCTTCTGGATTCATAAAGACGTGTGGTGATTTCAGGATTGACAAATATGAAAGTTGTGATATAGTGAACATGTTCTCTCACCAAATGAAATGGGAGAAAGGGCTTCGTGGGATAATCAAAATTTATCCACAGAAAGGTGACATCTGGGCTATTTATCAGAATTGGTCCCCTGACTGGGATAAAGATACTCCAGATAATGTGCTCCATGCCTACAATGTGATTGAGATACTGGACGCCTAtgatgaagaacatggcatctCCATTATTCCCTTAATTAAGGTTACTGGATTTCAAACAATATTTCAGCGCCATCAGGATCCAAACACTACCATGAAGATTCCCAAAGAAGAGATGTTTCGGTTTTCACACCAAGTGCCTTTTTACAGGATGTCAGGCGAAGAAGCTCCAAATGTCCCCAAAGATAGTTATGAGCTTGACCCAGCTGCTATTCctaaagaacttcttgaggggATCACAGAAACAGTGGAGGCAAATGGAACCTCGACTGTTGACTAA